The window AAAAGGTTCCTCCAAAGAAACCAAATCATGCTGCTGGAAGTGAAAAACTGAGAGGTCCAAGGAAAAATCCCGAACCTGAGACGAACCAATAAGGTTTTTCATAGTAATTCAGCACAGCCTCATGTTTATCCCCTTGGTTTGTAACGACCTGATCACCAACCTTCAACTTGGCTATAAAATTCTTCTTCTTACAATATCTAGAATGTTGGTGGAAGAAAGAGGTATTAGCATCGCCATCATGAAGATGAATAACACGGGACCGCAGCCGGGTGATACTGTGATCGTGGGAAGCCAAACCAAGACAATGCAATTTAAAGTTTCTTCCGCAGCCACTCCTCGCCATTGGAAAGAGCCTAATTTTCAGTAGGCCAAGCTAAGGAACATAAAGATCTAAATATTGTTTTTGTTGCTTCGTTTTTTTCATTTTGATTGATGAAATAGTTAATGTACTACTAGCAACTCTTATTTTGCATGTAACATACAATATTTACGCACTATTTTTGTTATGATGTAGTCAAGGCAAAAGGCGCTTGGGGATCTGCAGAGTCTGCAGAATGATAAGGTAGCTGACATTCATACCTGTAACATCATTGATATTACAGGTTGCATCATTTTTTTATCAGAGCAATGTCATTCAGGGCAGTGTCATTAGAAGGATTCACAATTTAATGCTAAAATTCTCCAACACCTAATGACTGTTATTTTGTTTGGTAAACCTTACAGCTTGAAAAGCTAAGTGACATACAAAGCCAACCTGAGTCACAGCTTAAGTTCATAATTGAAGCATGGTTACAGGTATGAATGACACTCTAATCAGCAAGTGTCGCCTGTACTTTTGTTCAGTTTTCTGAGTATCCCACTCAGGCTGTATGGTCTCATTTTGCAGATTGTTGAATGTAGGCGGGTATTGAAGTGGACTTACGCATATGGTTATTACCTTCCAGACCATGAACATGCCAAAAGGCAGTTCTTCGAATACGTTCAAGGTTCGTATTTTTCGTACTGTAGATTCCATTCGAAGTATCTATCACTAAAGGGTATCCTTTTGCTATTACTTATTCAGGTGAAGCAGAATCTGGTTTGGAACGCCTTCATCAGTGTGCGGAGAAAGAACTTCAGATCTATCTCGATGCAGACTGCCCATCAAAAGATTTTAATGACTTCCGTACAAAGTTGGCTGGATTGACCAGGTAATGAAAATCTTAGTGTATTTGTTCTGGTCAGTGTTGTTTCTGTCTAACTGGTGTCATCATCCTTAATATGGACATTAGAATAGTGTTTCCCACAATCATGTAAAGATACTGGTTTCAAGTGTAATTATGTGGTGGTCTTTCTCCGTATGTATAACTGCCAAAATTCTTGCAGCTTGTGCTTTAATTCAGTACTTTTCATGTCATTGCTATACACTTCTTCTACTCATCTCTGCTCAACAATTCTTTGTCTATTTAACAGCGTAACTCGCAATTATTTCGAAAACCTGGTCCGTGCATTGGAGTCTGGATTGAATGATGTTGGAGCTCATAGCGGCCAAGGTGCATGTAGCAAGGCCGTAAGCTCCAAGAATCTTGGCGGTAAGAGCAAGAGTGGCAAGAACAAGGCACCTGTTGGAGCCTCAAAGTCAGGCAGCTCAACCCGTGGTATGGATGATGGGAACATTTGGGCCTGTGATCAGTGCACATTTGCAAACCCTAGGTCTGCTAGGAGCTGCCAGGTTTGTGACCATCAGCAGCACCGTTAGATCTTGTCAAGCATTGAACATATGGATTCGATTGGATTGGAACACCCTGCCCCGTGAATGCCTATAGAGGCACATGGCGCATGAAGTTACTGGCCTCTAGGGCAGGAAAAAACTAGAGGGTGGAAATAGAAGACTCTGCTGCATTGGAAGCGCAGCAAAAGCTCAAGAGGTAGAATTTTTCGTGTCCTGGTTGTCTGTTAACCGACGATGCCCCAGCAGCCTCACTCAAATATCATGGCTCGTTTGTATATAACTTAGCACCCAGCCCTCTTGTCTTGTTTGAGAGGGGTATTGACGGGTGTTTGCTGATGCATGGACTGACCTGTTGTAGTGTTGTACAACTGTTGTAAAAACTGTAATAATATTGACCTGTATTGAGTACATTTATTTATGTTCGCCGGTCTTGTCAGTTTTTTTTTAATTCTATCTAATTAGAAAGTAGTTGAACACAAAAGATTTCCCTGTGGCAGGAGCAGCAATATAGGTATAGCAAGAACAACTGCACGCTTGTTTGCTCCAATGATTTTGTTTATGAATCCTTGGTGGATTGCAATGATAAAGCATTTGTGCGATGTGGCGTTTGCTTTGCTCCAATGGTGGAGCTAAAGGATCCTGTTTGAAGAACTGTAATTGTGAACTTACAGACCATGAGGCCCTTTTTCCGTCAGCAGGTTGCTCGGCGGCGGACAGCATACGCCCTGGCCCCATGGATATGGTGGCACTAGGCAACACACATCGTGAGGTCTGACGAGGAGACTACCCGGTCCAATCCATGTCTATCCAAGCAATCTCATCAGCAGCTTATTGGTTCATATTCTATGATGCACAACCTTGGAACCCAGAATATATAGAAACTACGCGGCACCAAAACACAGATTGGAAATGGTATCTATTCTGCTTACTGTAAAGTAAATGCTTGTTAACATTACTGCTTGGATAATTACAGATAACCATGCATGGCCCATAGAACAGTGTCTGTGCACAGGGGGCAGATACAGCATCTGATTATTCTACATAGAGTGGATAAACAGGAGGACTACATAGAACTATAGCACGGTCCTTCCAGCAAGACTCAGACCTGATGAATGATCTAGTCTTATTCTTCAAGAATTCCGTCAACTATCTTCGCACCCCTTGATTTGGCCATGTAAAGTCCCATGTGATGCATAAGATCCTGCATCATTATGAAAGCTTAGCTATAAGTCCATGTTTTTTTCTTTTAATGAGCAAGGGAACGCACAAGATATCAAAGCAAATTTGCTACCGTTGTGCCTATGCAGTGACTTTCAGGTCAAGAGAAAGCAGATGAACTCTACGCGTAAATACTTCGCAGCCAACACGACAGTGCATTTTCCATGTAAAACTAGTGCACTTTTTTTAGGCAGAACACAATTTTCCTCTTTGTTGATGTTCTATATAGCTATAAAAACTCCGGATCACATGGCATGGGATTTTGGTATGGTATATGAACTCTGGATGCTGGGAACTCCTTCAATGTCTTCTGTTTTACAAaacctaatactccctccgtctcaaaataagtgtcttgagcttagtataaatttgtactagagctagtacaaagttaagacacttattttgggacggaggaagtactagctaAAATTACATGCTCCAGAATACGAAAGCTATCTACTCTCTTTCTGAAGTCTACACTCTCACTGACTATGCATAGTAGAGTTTAGTGGCCGAGTACCTGTGGATGGGCCAAAGCTCCTTTGATACTCCTGGCTACTTCGACAGGGAGGTCAAATGTCGCACATCCCTCGGAATAGATCACAACATCTTCCAACGGGGGCACTCGGCCAATGTTTCTTGCAGCCAGAGTAGAACTCACAAAGTCCAAAACACAGAAGTCAGTGCATATTCCTACGACCAAAACCTGCATCAAGCAAATTCACGAGTCACTTATAAACGGGGATCACACTTTTTTTCACCGAACATTTAAATAGGAAGGATCTCTTACGGTTTTGATCTGGAACTTTGCGACCCACTCGCTGAAAACATTGGACCCATCCTTCTCAAATGAAGCAAGATAACCATCAATACAGTCCTTGCGCCTCATTGTCACATTTGGATCATTCTCCAGCCACTCAAGAGCTGCATATGGCAGATTGAACTTCGTCAGAATCCAGATATGGAACGTATTCTGTTGTCATTCTCCCATATCTTATCAGGTTGCCAAAACCATCGATTTAGCATATCCCAATTCAACATGAAAGAATCAGTTCATAGAAACTGAACATGCTCTGCGATAGGCTTAAGAGAAGTAATAATAAGAAAAATGTGGAGTAACCTGGAACAAAGTTTTCTTCACCGGAACCGATGATACAGTGCGGCGGAAAAGGCGGCTCGGGTTTATCGGGGTGGTGGGTATCAAGGAACGCAAAGACCGGCCAGTTCCTCTGGCAGAACACCTTGGCAAGCCTGGTAGACTCCTCCACCATCTTCTCGATCTGCTTATTCGGCGTGACGGGGGCCTGCAGACGCCAACTTTCTTATATATAAGTAAAACAAGTAATACTTCATGCAGATTGATATTCATGGGAGGAAGAAAAGGGAAAGTGGAGATTCAAGATGGGCcagaaagagaaaagagaagaaataagCACGAGACGGAGCGAGAAGTGAGTGACAAGAAGAGAACAACAAGAGCCAAGAAGCAAGACAGGAGGAAGCTGCGAGAGGATATCTGGCCTATTCACTCGCGTCCCCATCGTAGAGCAACCAGCAAAACTCCAACTCTTTCGGCATGGCGGCATGCATCCACCGGACCACCGAGCTCCCGCAAGAGCCGATCAACCTCGCGCGAAGGCTCGTCACCAGTATACTCAAAaacagagcagaggagggggagcagAACTCACGAggttcccggcgccgacggtgcagaAGCCGTTAACGAGGTCGACGAGGACGAGCCCCGTGCCGGGCGTCAGGAGGAGGTCGGCGTCCGGCAGGAAGGGTGCCGCCGAGCGGAGCAGGTCAATCGCGGCGGCGCCGCCGTTGGCTTCGGACCCCATGGAGATGCGTGAAGGGAAGGGGCGGTTGGTGGTTTGGGTTTGACTGGTCCCGATCAAGTAGTCGTCACGAGCCCCGTTTTGTCTAATCTCCTTTCTCGACTGGCACCATCCAGTTGGAACCCCGGTGAGAGGCGGGACCCTGATTGGCAAACTTGGTCAAACGAACACCCAAAAGATGAGAAGGAAATTCATTCGTCCACCCAAGTGGTTGCGCGCGGATATGAGCGAACAGACTTGGGGAAAACACGGCCTACATCAAGGGCAAGGGGTGGTCGGAGTGAGTGAGAAGGCGCCGAGCTGATTTGCGGTGTGATCGACACGCCAAGTTTAGGTTTACTTTTGTGACCAACGTATTGTCAGATTGGTTGCACGGCGCATCACGCCGTTGTTTGCTGAGCAAAACACATGAACGAGATTTCATACCCATTTGTGCtttgttatttctttagagaaaagacACTCGGGACGCTCTGCTTTATCTCTACtcctagggtgtgtttggttgtcgTTGTGAACAGTTCCTGCATCGCATACACTTCTCAACCCAACCTGATTGAGCAAAAACAGACCCTAATGCATcatctgcaagttgtttggttgcctgcatctagTGTCACTGCATTAGATAATACGTaagtgcactttgtttggttgcATGCATTGGCTCTAGCGGTACATGAACACGGCGTCTGGTTGCATACAACATACATGTTGTGCTTACCTTGTACACTAGTTGATGAGCTTACTCATAATGATCACACCTAGCACATCAACGCCACAACACAGCAATGGCGATGAACTGGGCGAAAatgatgaagttcttcagcttCAGCCCAAACAGACGATCCATCTTAGCACCTTCCACTTTGACACCTCCAACCTTGCCACTGTCAACACTGCTGCCTCCGTGCTTTCGCACCTAGGCGGAGTAAGCTTGTTCTGCTGCCTGCCTAGTCTTGAACCCTCTATAAATGTTGTTGCTATACGATGTCACTTGTGCATTGGCTTCTTCCCATGAACTATAAACCCCTGAAGCATCACCGATGAACACGGCATACCACTTGCCTTAGCAATGCACAAGAGCAAGAGTTGAAGCAACAAATCAATGGAACAcacaagtagcaagcaaagtagcacacaaacaacaatggagcagaagagaagtaaagcatgcatgatcatacaGCATAACAAGTTTAACCTAGCACTACCTTGATGTTAACCTACCACCACATCGAAAAGAGGGTGTCGTCCTACCACCATAAGTTCCCATCAtcgtgaggggttagtatataccacctcaccaaaatatacagaccatcaAATTGTTTTCagccctagctacacaaaatgttcgtcgtcatcgtcatcgtcgtcgtcatcgccaCCGCCATCACCGTCGGGGATCATGCACGCTCACAGGCagcactactctagtagtagtgcttgcccaaCCAGCTCCTGATCCACAGCACCCTGTGAGCGTCTGCCATGGCAACGAACCCAACACCCCGGGCCTTGTTGTCAAGCAGGTGGCTGAGAGCTGCCATGAGAGCCTCGTCACTGAAGCCATCCTGGGTCATGACAGCGCCATACAGGTCAGGGTGGACGTCGAGGGGCTTGCACTCCCTGATGGCTGTTGCAACCTCCTTCACCGCCTCAGTCATGCTGCAAAAGACATTGATATCCTCCTCCAtcaggcctcctctcttcctcttcctatcatggacggggtaaaatggcttgtcgaagggcttcgcagctggcttgtcagggccatcaaggacctcgacgtccggggtcccagggaagtctggcatgggagaaccaagaggctcccccgagcccatggcatgcttcccaGTTGCCAGCCCGAAGGAGAAGATGTGTTGCATCTGGCTGTAGTTCTGTatgggtgtgttgaggaactcagcgtcccttgggtggtcctaagaatgaaacacaaGTGTTGTTAGTTGCGATTAGGAGTAGGCAATGGTGGACAGTATGAAAAGGAAGAGGGTTGTGACCTAACCGCGACATGGCCGGTGTAGTGCTttgcctccagaactatggagcaagtgttctcatcccatgaggcgccgctaaggtctctcagcttggacacttggatccatcgacctcttcacttcctcaggtggttgtacacctgggtggCAGACACCTCCTGCCCACAGAACTCGAACACCTGCTTCGCAACAGTGTTCAAGcgcacctccttgaagcccttgttagtcctaactccactagagatgagctcacacatGTTGTTCAGCACGAACGTGGACATGAACGgctgccacttcatgttgttcgacctgttggaaatatgccctagaggcaataataaaagcattattattatatttccttgttcatgataattgtctttattcatgctataattgtgttatccggaaatcgtaatacatgtgtgaataacagacaccaacatgtccctagtgagcctctagttgactagctcgttgatcaacagatagtcatggtttcctggctatggacactggatgtcattgataacgagatcacatcattgggagaatgatgtgatggacaagacccaatcctaaacatagcacaagatcgtatagttcgtttgctagagttttccaatatcaagtatcttttccttagaccatgagatcgtgtaactcccggataccgtaggagtgctttgggtatgccaaacgtcacaacgtaactgggtgactataaaggtagactacaggtatctccgaaagtgtctgttgggtgacatggatcaagactgggatttgtcactccgtatgacggagaggtatcactgggcccactcggtaatgcatcatcataatgagctcagagtgaccaagtgtctggtcacgggatcatgcattacggtacgagtaaagtgacttgccggtaacgagattgaacgaggtattgggataccgacgatcgaatctcgggcaagtaacatatcgacagacaaagggaatagcgtacggggttgatagaatcctcgacatcgtggttcatccgatgagatcatcgtggagcatgtgggagccaacatgggtatccagatcccgctgttggttattgaccgagagtcgtctcggtcatgtctgcttgtctcccgaacccgtagggtctacacacttaaggttcagttacgctagggttgtagggatatgtatatgcagtaacccgaatgttgttcggagtcccggatgagatcccggacgtcacgaggagttccggaatggtccggaggtaaagatttatatatgggaagtcctgtttcgggcatcgggacaagtttcggggttatcagtattgtaccgggaccaccggaagggtcccgcgggtccaccgggtgggtccacctgtcccgggggggccacatgggctgtagggggtgcgccttggcctaatgggccaagggcaccagccccacataggcccatgcgcctagggtttgaagggggaagagtcctaggaggggaaggcacctcctaggtgccttgggggggagggaaacccccccttggccgccgcaccccctaggagattggatctcctagggccggccacccccccttggccctcctatatatagtgggggagaggagggacttcataccggaatgccttggcctttggttgcctcctgctccctccccaacacctcctccacctccatagtgcttagcgaagctctgccggagtactgcagctccatcaacaccacaccgtcgtgcttctgctggtgccatctccctcaacctctcctccctcccttgctggatcaagaaggaggagacgtggctgttccgtacgtgtgttgaacgcggaggtgccgtccgttcggcgctggtcatcggtgatttggatcacgtcgagtacgactacatcatcaccgttcttttgaacgcttccgctcgcgatctacaaaggtatgtagatgcatctaatcactcgttgctagatgaactcctagatgatcttggtgaaacgagtaggaaaatttttgttttctgcaacgttccccaacagtggtatcagaactaggtctatgcgtagttcttcttgcgcgagtagaacacaatttgttgtgggcgtagatttgtcaactctcttgccgttactagtcctttcttgcttcagcggtattgtgggatgaagcggcccggaccaaccttacacgtacgcttacgtgagaccggttccaccgactaacatgcactagttgcataaggtggctggcgggtgtctgtctctcctactttagttggagtggaatcgatgaacagggtccttatgaagggtaaatagaagttgacaaatcacgttgtggctttaacgtaggtaagaagacgttcttgctagaaccctaattcagccacgtaaaacttgcaacaacaattagaggacgtctaacttgtttttgcagcaagtggtttgtgatatgatatggccaaagttgtgatgaatgatgaatgatctatatgtgatgtatgagatgttcatgctattgtaataggattcacgacttgcatgtcgatgagtatgacaaccggcaggagccataggagttgtctttattcttttaatgacctgcatgtcatcgagaaacgccatgtaaattactttactttattgctaaacgcgttagccatagtagtagaagtaatagttggcgagcaacttcatggagacacgatgatggagatcatgatgatggagatcatggtgtcaagccggtgacaagatgatcatggagccccaagatggagatcaaaggagctatgtgatattggccatatcatgtcacgtttattatttgattgcatgtgatgtttatcatgttttgcatcttgtttacttagaacgacggtagtaaataagatgacccctcacaataaattcaagaagtgttccccctaactgtgcaccgttgcgacagtttcgctgtttcaaaacaccacgtgatgatcgggtgttttattcagacgttcacatacaacgggtgtaagacagatttacacaagcaaacacttaggttgacttgacgagcctagcatgtacagacatggcctcggaacacagaagaccgaaaggtcgagcat is drawn from Triticum dicoccoides isolate Atlit2015 ecotype Zavitan chromosome 6B, WEW_v2.0, whole genome shotgun sequence and contains these coding sequences:
- the LOC119323799 gene encoding nicotinamidase 1-like, which produces MGSEANGGAAAIDLLRSAAPFLPDADLLLTPGTGLVLVDLVNGFCTVGAGNLAPVTPNKQIEKMVEESTRLAKVFCQRNWPVFAFLDTHHPDKPEPPFPPHCIIGSGEENFVPALEWLENDPNVTMRRKDCIDGYLASFEKDGSNVFSEWVAKFQIKTVLVVGICTDFCVLDFVSSTLAARNIGRVPPLEDVVIYSEGCATFDLPVEVARSIKGALAHPQDLMHHMGLYMAKSRGAKIVDGILEE